A stretch of DNA from Micromonospora sp. NBC_01813:
GGTGGTCATCCACCTGGTTGCGGTCGTAGCCACGAAGCACGACGGTGAAGTCGTGCGGAGCGCTGGCGTTATCGAAGAACGCAAGGGATGAGGGCTGCTGGGGCATTGGGACATAGTGGCAGACGTACCAGGGGGCTTCGCAAGAGCGGACTGCCCGTCACCACGATAGCCGACATGGTCATCTTTCCCGGCCGACCGGCGATCCGCACACGAATTGTAGGCGCGCGAATACTTAGAGGAGTTTTAACGGTGGTGGATGTGTCGCCACGCGGTCACTTTCGACATTCGCCGGCGCGGCCGTCGTGCCGCGCCGGTAGGAACGACCGGTGGCTACGCCGGCGAACCGGTCAACCCCGCTCGACCGGCGTGCCGGCCGGCTGCACCAACTCCACCAGTACCCCGCCGGCATCCTTCGGGTGCACGAAGTTGATCCGGGAACCCGCGGTGCCGGGCCGAGGCGCGTCGTAGAGCAACCGCAGGCCACGCTCACGCAGCGCGGCACACGCGGCGTCGATGTCCAGCACCGTGTAGGCCAACTGCTGCATGCCGGGGCCGTTGCGGTCCAGGAACCGGGCGATCGTCGATTCCGGGGACAACGGGGCGAGCAACTGGAGCTGGCCGCCGTCGGGCGACGGCCCGACGGACAGCATCGCCTCGCGTACCCCTTGGGCATGGTTGACCTCGGTGTGCACGCAGCGCATGCCGAACGTGCGGGTGTAGAAGTCGACCGCGGTGTCCAGATCCGCGACCGCAATACCGACGTGGTCGATCTTGAGCAGCCCGATGTCTGTGACGTAGTCCGCAGCGACCTCGGCGGGAGCATCTTCGGTCATCGGGTTAGTCTGGCCGAACCATCGTTAAGCTGTCGCCGGCATCCCGGCCTTTTCCCACTGTGTGGAGGCGGAACCCCCATGACCTCGGTGATCGTCAGCGGCGCGCGAACCCCGATGGGCCGGTTGCTCGGCAACCTCAAGGACTTCCCGGCGACGACCCTGGGCTCGGTCGCCATCTCCGCCGCGCTCGGCCGCGGCGGTGTCGAACCCGATCAGGTGCAGTACGTGATCATGGGTCAGGTGCTGCAGGCCGGCACCGGGCAGATGCCCGCCCGCCAGGCCGCCGTCGGCGCCGGCATCCCGATGAACGTACCGGCGCTCAACATCAACAAGGTCTGCCTGTCCGGACTCGACGCGATCGCGCTGGCCGACCAGCTGATCCGGGCCGGCGAGTTCGACGTCGTGGTCGCCGGCG
This window harbors:
- the mce gene encoding methylmalonyl-CoA epimerase, with amino-acid sequence MTEDAPAEVAADYVTDIGLLKIDHVGIAVADLDTAVDFYTRTFGMRCVHTEVNHAQGVREAMLSVGPSPDGGQLQLLAPLSPESTIARFLDRNGPGMQQLAYTVLDIDAACAALRERGLRLLYDAPRPGTAGSRINFVHPKDAGGVLVELVQPAGTPVERG